From the Primulina tabacum isolate GXHZ01 chromosome 3, ASM2559414v2, whole genome shotgun sequence genome, one window contains:
- the LOC142540560 gene encoding uncharacterized protein LOC142540560 isoform X1, which yields MADPELEAIRQRRMQELMAQRGGGAGNHQNPEQQKAQEDAKRDAEEQRQMMLTQLLTSEARERLARIALVKPEKARGVEDVIIRAAQMGQITEKVSEERLISLLEQINTQTTKETKVTIKRRQSILDDD from the exons GCTGACCCAGAATTAGAGGCCATcagacaaagaagaatgcaggAGCTAATGGCTCAGCGTGGTGGTGGCGCA GGTAATCATCAAAACCCTGAACAGCAGAAAGCCCAGGAAGATGCTAAAAG GGACGCAGAGGAACAAAGGCAAATGATGCTTACTCAGCTGTTGACATCAGAAGCACGAGAGAGAC TTGCTCGGATTGCTCTAGTAAAACCTGAGAAGGCCAGAGGAGTTGAGGATGTTATCATAAGAGCTGCTCAAATGGGTCAGATTACTGAGAAG GTATCGGAGGAGAGACTCATATCATTGCTTGAACAAATCAACACCCAAACTACTAAAGAAACCAAAGTAACA ATTAAGAGGCGCCAAAGTATTCTTGACGACGATTAG
- the LOC142540560 gene encoding uncharacterized protein LOC142540560 isoform X2 codes for MQELMAQRGGGAGNHQNPEQQKAQEDAKRDAEEQRQMMLTQLLTSEARERLARIALVKPEKARGVEDVIIRAAQMGQITEKVSEERLISLLEQINTQTTKETKVTIKRRQSILDDD; via the exons atgcaggAGCTAATGGCTCAGCGTGGTGGTGGCGCA GGTAATCATCAAAACCCTGAACAGCAGAAAGCCCAGGAAGATGCTAAAAG GGACGCAGAGGAACAAAGGCAAATGATGCTTACTCAGCTGTTGACATCAGAAGCACGAGAGAGAC TTGCTCGGATTGCTCTAGTAAAACCTGAGAAGGCCAGAGGAGTTGAGGATGTTATCATAAGAGCTGCTCAAATGGGTCAGATTACTGAGAAG GTATCGGAGGAGAGACTCATATCATTGCTTGAACAAATCAACACCCAAACTACTAAAGAAACCAAAGTAACA ATTAAGAGGCGCCAAAGTATTCTTGACGACGATTAG